In Aquila chrysaetos chrysaetos chromosome 10, bAquChr1.4, whole genome shotgun sequence, the following proteins share a genomic window:
- the RBP2 gene encoding retinol-binding protein 2, with amino-acid sequence MPADYNGTWEMETNENFEGYMVALDIDFATRKIAKHLKQTKEIIQDGNNFKTKTISTFRNYELDYTVGVEFEEHTKGLDNRVVKTLVTWDGDKLVCVQKGEKKNRGWKHWIEGDLLHLELTCEDQVCHQIFKKKN; translated from the exons ATGCCTGCTGATTACAATGGGACGTGGGAAATGGAAACTAATGAAAACTTTGAAGGCTACATGGTTGCTTtag ATATTGATTTTGCGACTCGTAAGATTGCAAAACACTTGAAACAAACAAAGGAGATTATTCaagatggaaataattttaaaacaaaaacaatcagTACTTTCAGAAACTATGAACTGGATTACACTGTGGGAGTGGAGTTTGAAGAACATACCAAGGGACTGGATAACCGAGTGGTAAAG ACACTAGTGACGTGGGATGGTGACAAACTGGTATGTGTTCagaaaggtgaaaagaaaaacaggggCTGGAAGCACTGGATTGAAGGAGACCTACTGCATCTG GAACTGACATGTGAAGACCAGGTGTGCCATCAgatatttaagaagaaaaactaa